One part of the Rutidosis leptorrhynchoides isolate AG116_Rl617_1_P2 chromosome 1, CSIRO_AGI_Rlap_v1, whole genome shotgun sequence genome encodes these proteins:
- the LOC139867963 gene encoding uncharacterized protein, with product MGTLVGHVAPGFGFLVIGLWHLLNHIKLHVQNPKTYHSLPWFPSKIRYLELFLIMVACSMSIAMELFIGPDRHQPLDTDGTIPSNHLHNFEHSLISFTFFVYAIFAIILDKFVPKVQYELTQLLASIAFGQQLLLFHLHSADHMGVEGQYHMLLQVLILISLVTTLMGISYQKSFVVSFIRSISISFQGLWLMVMGFMLWTKNLIPKGCFLNLEEGHHVVRCHDLEALERAKSLVNIQFSWYLICVTIFAMSLYVTMHRIYEGRIEYESLTRYDQDQDIEAQKTMIKSFDPIDMEK from the coding sequence ATGGGCACTTTGGTGGGACATGTTGCACCAGGGTTTGGTTTTCTTGTCATTGGTTTATGGCACCTTCTTAACCATATCAAACTTCATGTTCAAAACCCAAAAACATACCATTCTTTGCCATGGTTTCCCTCCAAAATAAGATATTTGGAACTATTTTTAATCATGGTTGCTTGCTCTATGTCTATAGCAATGGAGCTATTTATTGGACCAGATCGTCACCAGCCGTTGGATACGGATGGGACCATTCCTTCCAACCATCTCCACAACTTTGAGCACTCACTAATCTCCTTCACATTCTTTGTGTATGCTATTTTCGCGATCATACTAGACAAGTTTGTACCAAAAGTTCAATATGAATTGACACAATTACTTGCTAGTATCGCATTTGGGCAACAACTCCTCCTTTTTCACCTTCATTCGGCTGATCATATGGGCGTCGAAGGTCAATATCATATGTTGCTACAAGTACTCATTCTTATTTCGCTTGTTACCACTCTTATGGGCATTAGCTACCAAAAAAGTTTCGTAGTTAGCTTCATAAGGTCCATTAGCATATCTTTTCAAGGCCTTTGGCTCATGGTAATGGGTTTCATGCTTTGGACTAAAAACTTGATTCCTAAAGGTTGTTTCTTAAACTTGGAAGAAGGTCATCATGTTGTTCGATGTCACGATTTGGAAGCCTTGGAACGTGCGAAGTCGTTAGTAAATATTCAGTTTAGTTGGTATTTAATATGCGTAACGATTTTTGCTATGTCACTTTATGTAACGATGCATAGGATATACGAGGGAAGAATTGAATATGAATCGCTAACAAGGTATGATCAAGATCAAGACATCGAGGCTCAAAAGACAATGATTAAATCTTTTGATCCAATTGACATGGAAAAGTAA